A window from Cryptomeria japonica chromosome 1, Sugi_1.0, whole genome shotgun sequence encodes these proteins:
- the LOC131042560 gene encoding wall-associated receptor kinase 5 isoform X1, whose protein sequence is MSILSRINLFQWIVFIWYFIEIYILKADGCFDKCGEMDIPYPFSIAGNGNSNCGLPGFEINCTHNHSSGSTQPIPFLSIPSGQVQILKFSHDHLYINATQFFASTSNCLGHRNKTNITFSSKAPFWLSTQNKFVAIGCEAVGFFGIVEDNIFTNSGGCASLCTNPPTYSNCNGDGCCQTSVPSNYTDYVIGVFDFSWLHNKSKTSCNYAGILDENSWDLISKSDTLSLNFAYVSLNWSIANDTCATARAKGSYQCAPEAECNDIGRGYQCNCKPGFFGDGYLNGSRCTDINECLDPALNDCYPWSEGGRCENTNGSYKCSCAKGHGDGTEDGTRCSMGKFQPLPVAIGVCVTLVAMLIGGGIVLLILRCRRAKLVKQNNFHRNGGNLLQKLILSQVDGMRIFSLDEVEKATDNFSPSLIMGSGGYGKVYKGTLSNGILVAIKMANSKQIDSKEINDFINEIVILNQINHKNVVKLLGCCLESPVPLLIYEYISNGNLFDHLQGNKYEQHLHWNSRLRIATESAEALSFLHSAASMPIVHRDVKSSNILLDDVYTPKIADFGLSRLVPMDQTHITTHVQGTMGYLDPEYIQTVQLTEKSDVYSFGVVLVELLTGLKPLSFERTKHQSNLAIYFLNTMKTKDLTEILDSRFTLEEARNMESMEKLANLAMKCLSVEGETRPTMKEVVEELVWIREGARPHVLLNSYAAQNDEEFVSLILNGEVIDEQTIEMPNLCTHSEPLSLDIQRFRFCL, encoded by the exons ATGTCGATCTTATCAAGGATAAATCTATTTCAGTGGATTGTATTTATATGGTATTTTATTGAAATTTATATTCTCAAAGCAGATGGATGCTTTGACAAGTGTGGAGAAATGGACATTCCTTACCCCTTTTCAATTGCAGGAAATGGAAACAGTAATTGTGGGCTGCCTGGGTTTGAAATAAACTGCACACACAATCATAGCTCTGGAAGTACCCAGCCTATTCCCTTTCTGTCCATTCCTTCAGGGCAAGTACAAATCTTGAAATTCTCTCACGACCATCTCTACATTAACGCAACCCAATTCTTTGCTTCCACTTCCAATTGTCTAGGCCACCGAAATAAAACAAACATTACCTTTTCTAGCAAAGCGCCTTTCTGGCTTTCTACACAGAACAAGTTTGTTGCAATTGGATGTGAAGCTGTGGGCTTCTTTGGCATAGTTGAGGACAACATTTTCACTAATTCAGGTGGATGCGCATCTCTGTGCACTAATCCTCCCACTTATTCTAACTGCAACGGGGATGGCTGCTGCCAAACTTCCGTGCCTTCAAATTATACAGATTATGTCATTGGTGTATTCGATTTCTCTTGGTTGCATAATAAGAGCAAGACATCATGTAATTACGCTGGTATACTTGATGAAAATAGTTGGGATTTGATTTCTAAATCAGATACCCTTAGCTTAAATTTTGCTTACGTAAGTCTAAATTGGAGTATTGCAAATGACACCTGCGCTACAGCTAGAGCAAAGGGTTCATACCAGTGTGCTCCAGAGGCAGAGTGCAATGATATAGGACGGGGTTATCAATGCAATTGTAAACCTGGTTTCTTTGGAGACGGGTATCTCAATGGCAGCCGATGCACAG ATATTAATGAATGTTTAGATCCTGCTTTGAATGACTGTTATCCTTGGTCAGAGGGAGGGAGATGCGAAAACACAAATGGCTCGTACAAGTGTTCCTGCGCCAAAGGCCACGGAGATGGCACTGAGGATGGTACCCGCTGTTCTATGGGAAAGTTTCAGCCTTTGCCCGTTGCCATAG GAGTATGCGTGACGCTAGTGGCTATGCTTATAGGCGGCGGTATTGTGTTATTGATTTTGAGGTGTAGAAGGGCCAAGCTTGTCAAGCAGAACAACTTTCATAGAAATGGAGGTAATCTTTTGCAGAAACTAATTTTATCACAGGTAGATGGCATGAGAATCTTTTCCTTGGATGAGGTTGAGAAAGCAACCGACAATTTTTCTCCAAGTTTGATCATGGGATCGGGTGGCTACGGGAAGGTTTACAAAGGGACTCTTTCCAATGGGATTCTTGTGGCTATCAAGATGGCTAATTCCAAACAAATTGATTCTaaagaaatcaatgattttatcaatgaAATTGTTATTCTGAATCAGATAAATCACAAAAATGTGGTGAAGTTGTTGGGCTGCTGTTTGGAGTCTCCAGTCCCCTTGTTAATTTATGAATATATTTCCAACGGAAATCTCTTTGATCATCTACAAGGCAACAAATATGAGCAGCACCTTCACTGGAACTCCCGTCTGCGCATCGCTACAGAATCTGCAGAAGCGCTTTCATTCTTGCATTCTGCTGCATCAATGCCCATTGTGCACAGAGATGTGAAATCCTCAAACATCTTGTTGGACGATGTGTATACCCCCAAAATTGCAGACTTTGGATTGTCTCGTCTGGTGCCAATGGACCAAACACACATCACCACACATGTGCAAGGTACGATGGGTTATTTGGACCCTGAATACATTCAGACAGTTCAACTTACTGAGAAGAGTGATGTCTATAGCTTTGGGGTTGTGTTGGTGGAGCTTTTGACAGGGCTGAAGCCTCTTTCCTTTGAAAGAACAAAACATCAGAGCAACTTGGCTATTTATTTCCTCAATACGATGAAGACGAAGGATCTGACTGAAATTTTGGATTCTAGGTTTACTTTAGAGGAGGCGAGGAATATGGAATCAATGGAAAAATTGGCCAATTTAGCAATGAAGTGTTTGAGCGTGGAGGGGGAGACGAGGCCGACAATGAAGGAGGTGGTTGAGGAGCTAGTGTGGATCAGAGAGGGAGCAAGGCCACACGTCTTGTTGAATTCTTATGCAGCGCAAAATGATGAAGAATTTGTTTCTCTCATATTGAATGGGGAAGTGATTGACGAGCAGACAATTGAAATGCCGAACCTATGTACACACAGCGAGCCTTTGTCACTTGATATTCAACGATTCCGGTTCTGCCTATGA
- the LOC131042560 gene encoding wall-associated receptor kinase 5 isoform X2: MSILSRINLFQWIVFIWYFIEIYILKADGCFDKCGEMDIPYPFSIAGNGNSNCGLPGFEINCTHNHSSGSTQPIPFLSIPSGQVQILKFSHDHLYINATQFFASTSNCLGHRNKTNITFSSKAPFWLSTQNKFVAIGCEAVGFFGIVEDNIFTNSGGCASLCTNPPTYSNCNGDGCCQTSVPSNYTDYVIGVFDFSWLHNKSKTSCNYAGILDENSWDLISKSDTLSLNFAYVSLNWSIANDTCATARAKGSYQCAPEAECNDIGRGYQCNCKPGFFGDGYLNGSRCTEGGRCENTNGSYKCSCAKGHGDGTEDGTRCSMGKFQPLPVAIGVCVTLVAMLIGGGIVLLILRCRRAKLVKQNNFHRNGGNLLQKLILSQVDGMRIFSLDEVEKATDNFSPSLIMGSGGYGKVYKGTLSNGILVAIKMANSKQIDSKEINDFINEIVILNQINHKNVVKLLGCCLESPVPLLIYEYISNGNLFDHLQGNKYEQHLHWNSRLRIATESAEALSFLHSAASMPIVHRDVKSSNILLDDVYTPKIADFGLSRLVPMDQTHITTHVQGTMGYLDPEYIQTVQLTEKSDVYSFGVVLVELLTGLKPLSFERTKHQSNLAIYFLNTMKTKDLTEILDSRFTLEEARNMESMEKLANLAMKCLSVEGETRPTMKEVVEELVWIREGARPHVLLNSYAAQNDEEFVSLILNGEVIDEQTIEMPNLCTHSEPLSLDIQRFRFCL; this comes from the exons ATGTCGATCTTATCAAGGATAAATCTATTTCAGTGGATTGTATTTATATGGTATTTTATTGAAATTTATATTCTCAAAGCAGATGGATGCTTTGACAAGTGTGGAGAAATGGACATTCCTTACCCCTTTTCAATTGCAGGAAATGGAAACAGTAATTGTGGGCTGCCTGGGTTTGAAATAAACTGCACACACAATCATAGCTCTGGAAGTACCCAGCCTATTCCCTTTCTGTCCATTCCTTCAGGGCAAGTACAAATCTTGAAATTCTCTCACGACCATCTCTACATTAACGCAACCCAATTCTTTGCTTCCACTTCCAATTGTCTAGGCCACCGAAATAAAACAAACATTACCTTTTCTAGCAAAGCGCCTTTCTGGCTTTCTACACAGAACAAGTTTGTTGCAATTGGATGTGAAGCTGTGGGCTTCTTTGGCATAGTTGAGGACAACATTTTCACTAATTCAGGTGGATGCGCATCTCTGTGCACTAATCCTCCCACTTATTCTAACTGCAACGGGGATGGCTGCTGCCAAACTTCCGTGCCTTCAAATTATACAGATTATGTCATTGGTGTATTCGATTTCTCTTGGTTGCATAATAAGAGCAAGACATCATGTAATTACGCTGGTATACTTGATGAAAATAGTTGGGATTTGATTTCTAAATCAGATACCCTTAGCTTAAATTTTGCTTACGTAAGTCTAAATTGGAGTATTGCAAATGACACCTGCGCTACAGCTAGAGCAAAGGGTTCATACCAGTGTGCTCCAGAGGCAGAGTGCAATGATATAGGACGGGGTTATCAATGCAATTGTAAACCTGGTTTCTTTGGAGACGGGTATCTCAATGGCAGCCGATGCACAG AGGGAGGGAGATGCGAAAACACAAATGGCTCGTACAAGTGTTCCTGCGCCAAAGGCCACGGAGATGGCACTGAGGATGGTACCCGCTGTTCTATGGGAAAGTTTCAGCCTTTGCCCGTTGCCATAG GAGTATGCGTGACGCTAGTGGCTATGCTTATAGGCGGCGGTATTGTGTTATTGATTTTGAGGTGTAGAAGGGCCAAGCTTGTCAAGCAGAACAACTTTCATAGAAATGGAGGTAATCTTTTGCAGAAACTAATTTTATCACAGGTAGATGGCATGAGAATCTTTTCCTTGGATGAGGTTGAGAAAGCAACCGACAATTTTTCTCCAAGTTTGATCATGGGATCGGGTGGCTACGGGAAGGTTTACAAAGGGACTCTTTCCAATGGGATTCTTGTGGCTATCAAGATGGCTAATTCCAAACAAATTGATTCTaaagaaatcaatgattttatcaatgaAATTGTTATTCTGAATCAGATAAATCACAAAAATGTGGTGAAGTTGTTGGGCTGCTGTTTGGAGTCTCCAGTCCCCTTGTTAATTTATGAATATATTTCCAACGGAAATCTCTTTGATCATCTACAAGGCAACAAATATGAGCAGCACCTTCACTGGAACTCCCGTCTGCGCATCGCTACAGAATCTGCAGAAGCGCTTTCATTCTTGCATTCTGCTGCATCAATGCCCATTGTGCACAGAGATGTGAAATCCTCAAACATCTTGTTGGACGATGTGTATACCCCCAAAATTGCAGACTTTGGATTGTCTCGTCTGGTGCCAATGGACCAAACACACATCACCACACATGTGCAAGGTACGATGGGTTATTTGGACCCTGAATACATTCAGACAGTTCAACTTACTGAGAAGAGTGATGTCTATAGCTTTGGGGTTGTGTTGGTGGAGCTTTTGACAGGGCTGAAGCCTCTTTCCTTTGAAAGAACAAAACATCAGAGCAACTTGGCTATTTATTTCCTCAATACGATGAAGACGAAGGATCTGACTGAAATTTTGGATTCTAGGTTTACTTTAGAGGAGGCGAGGAATATGGAATCAATGGAAAAATTGGCCAATTTAGCAATGAAGTGTTTGAGCGTGGAGGGGGAGACGAGGCCGACAATGAAGGAGGTGGTTGAGGAGCTAGTGTGGATCAGAGAGGGAGCAAGGCCACACGTCTTGTTGAATTCTTATGCAGCGCAAAATGATGAAGAATTTGTTTCTCTCATATTGAATGGGGAAGTGATTGACGAGCAGACAATTGAAATGCCGAACCTATGTACACACAGCGAGCCTTTGTCACTTGATATTCAACGATTCCGGTTCTGCCTATGA